In the Wyeomyia smithii strain HCP4-BCI-WySm-NY-G18 chromosome 2, ASM2978416v1, whole genome shotgun sequence genome, one interval contains:
- the LOC129726034 gene encoding protein lifeguard 1-like isoform X2: MVSGNYGAYDPEDQNAKGFDFTDQSIRRGFIRKVYSILTTQLAITLGFIVLFMYHRPTKLWVQQHPEMFWIALGVMIVTFISMACCGSVRRKAPMNFIFLALFTFAQSFLLGVTTAKFSSQEVLLAVGITAAVCLGLTLFAFQTKWDFTVMGGVLFVAVIILMLFGIIAIFFPGKTITIVYASLGALLFSIYLVYDTQLMMGGEHKYSISPEEYIFAALNLYLDIINIFMYILTIIGATRD, encoded by the exons ATGGTTTCAGGAAATTATGGCGCATATGACCCTGAGGACCAAAATGCAAAGGGTTTTGATTTCACCGATCAATCAATCAGGAGAGGATTTATCCGTAAAGTGTACTCTATCCTAACG ACGCAGCTTGCCATAACTCTTGGCTTTATAGTACTGTTCATGTATCACCGCCCTACAAAACTATGGGTTCAACAGCATCCAGAAATGTTCTGGATTGCTTTGGGTGTTATGATTGTAACTTTTATATCCATGGCATGTTGCGGCAGCGTACGTCGCAAGGCTCCAATGAATTTTATATTCTTGGCGCTATTTACGTTCGCTCAATCTTTTCTTCTTGGCGTTACAACAGCTAAATTCAGCTCGCAAGAG GTGCTGCTAGCGGTTGGTATTACGGCGGCGGTGTGTTTAGGATTGACATTGTTTGCATTTCAAACCAAATGGGACTTTACTGTTATGGGTGGAGTGTTGTTTGTAGCCGTTATTATTCTGATGCTATTTGGGATTATTGCCATTTTCTTCCCGGGAAAAACTATCACAATTGTTTATGCCAGTCTTGGTGCTCTTTTGTTCAGTATTTATTTGGTCTACGACACTCAGCTCATGATGGGAGGCGAACATAAGTACAGTATCAGCCCAGAAGAGTACATTTTTGCTGCTCTGAACCTTTACCTAGATATTATTAACATTTTCATGTATATTCTCACCATTATTGGTGCCACTCGTGACTAA